A single genomic interval of Planifilum fimeticola harbors:
- a CDS encoding thioesterase family protein: protein MKPGLRPGHRETMSITVTEDMIAAFGGEMVHPVLSTVTMVYYMEWVGRKVILPFLEEGEEGVGGSITVEHRSPAPIGKQVTFIAEATEVKPNKVVCRVVAEHDKAIVGEGTFTQVILPVEKIHRRIEQMK, encoded by the coding sequence GTGAAACCGGGACTTCGTCCAGGCCATCGGGAAACGATGAGCATCACGGTGACGGAGGATATGATCGCCGCCTTCGGCGGGGAAATGGTTCATCCCGTCTTGTCCACCGTGACGATGGTCTATTACATGGAGTGGGTGGGGAGAAAAGTCATCCTTCCCTTCCTGGAGGAAGGGGAGGAAGGGGTGGGCGGCTCCATCACCGTGGAGCACCGCTCTCCCGCCCCGATCGGCAAGCAAGTCACCTTTATCGCCGAAGCGACGGAAGTGAAGCCCAACAAGGTGGTTTGCCGAGTGGTCGCTGAACACGACAAAGCCATTGTGGGAGAGGGGACGTTTACTCAGGTGATTTTGCCGGTGGAGAAAATCCATCGGAGGATTGAACAGATGAAATGA
- a CDS encoding aldehyde dehydrogenase family protein has translation MLKEKPALLKEEYHLLINGEHVPSSSGEYFDTYDPATGEVIARVAKATREDVDKAVSAAREALENSKWARWPASRRGQILNKVAAIMRERFNELVELEVVNSGKALSAARGQIMQAIEDFELYAGAVTTLSGSTKPVPNGFFHYTVKEPVGVCAQIVPWNYPLMMAAWKVAPALAAGCTIVLKPASLTPITALTLADICHEAGVPAGVINVITGSGADVGAYLTEHPGVDKVAFTGETKTGKDIMARASETLKRVTLELGGKSPNIIFEDADLEAAVDGSLFGIYYNTGQSCEARSRLFVHESIYDEFLERFVEKTKKLKVGDPMNPDTHVGAVISAGQLEVIDSYVRLAEKEGARVLYGGKRPEGAEFEKGHWYMPTVIVDVTNDMRVAQEEIFGPVVVVMKFSDEREVIRLANDTIYGLAASLWTRDFSRAHRVAGQLKAGVVMINNPFSAFPGLPFGGYKQSGFGRELAIESLDLYTETKSVLSYVGSKPLNPFGI, from the coding sequence ATGCTGAAGGAAAAACCCGCATTGCTGAAAGAGGAGTATCACCTGCTGATCAACGGAGAACACGTTCCCAGTTCTTCCGGCGAGTATTTTGATACGTACGATCCGGCCACCGGGGAGGTGATCGCCCGGGTGGCCAAGGCGACGAGGGAGGACGTGGACAAAGCCGTTTCCGCCGCCCGCGAGGCTCTGGAAAACAGCAAATGGGCCCGCTGGCCGGCTTCCCGCCGCGGCCAGATTCTGAACAAGGTGGCTGCGATCATGCGGGAGCGGTTCAACGAGCTGGTGGAGCTGGAGGTCGTCAACAGCGGCAAAGCCCTCTCCGCCGCCAGGGGACAGATCATGCAGGCCATCGAGGACTTTGAACTGTATGCCGGTGCGGTCACCACCTTGTCGGGAAGCACCAAGCCGGTTCCCAACGGATTTTTCCACTATACGGTGAAGGAGCCGGTCGGCGTCTGCGCCCAGATCGTGCCCTGGAACTATCCGCTGATGATGGCGGCATGGAAAGTGGCTCCGGCGTTGGCCGCCGGGTGCACCATCGTGCTGAAGCCGGCCAGCCTGACGCCGATCACGGCCCTTACGCTGGCGGACATCTGCCACGAAGCGGGGGTTCCCGCCGGGGTGATCAACGTGATCACCGGAAGCGGAGCCGATGTGGGCGCCTATCTCACGGAGCATCCCGGCGTGGACAAGGTGGCCTTTACCGGAGAAACGAAGACGGGGAAAGACATCATGGCCAGGGCCTCCGAGACGCTGAAGCGGGTCACCCTGGAGCTGGGCGGCAAATCGCCCAACATCATCTTCGAGGATGCCGATCTGGAAGCGGCGGTGGACGGCTCCCTCTTCGGAATCTACTACAACACCGGGCAGTCCTGCGAAGCCCGTTCCCGTCTGTTCGTCCACGAATCGATTTATGATGAGTTCCTGGAGCGGTTTGTGGAGAAGACCAAAAAATTGAAGGTGGGCGACCCCATGAACCCGGACACCCATGTGGGGGCGGTCATTTCCGCGGGGCAGCTGGAAGTGATCGATTCCTACGTCCGCCTGGCGGAAAAGGAAGGGGCCCGAGTGCTTTACGGCGGGAAGCGGCCCGAAGGAGCCGAATTTGAAAAAGGACATTGGTATATGCCCACGGTCATCGTCGATGTGACCAACGACATGCGCGTGGCCCAGGAGGAGATTTTCGGTCCGGTGGTGGTGGTGATGAAGTTCAGCGACGAGCGGGAAGTGATCCGCTTGGCCAACGACACCATCTACGGATTGGCCGCCTCCCTCTGGACCCGCGATTTCAGCCGGGCGCACCGCGTGGCGGGACAGCTGAAGGCGGGCGTGGTCATGATCAACAATCCCTTCTCCGCCTTCCCGGGCCTTCCCTTCGGGGGTTACAAACAGTCCGGGTTCGGGCGGGAGCTGGCCATCGAGTCGCTGGACCTGTACACCGAGACAAAGAGCGTTCTTTCCTACGTCGGTTCCAAGCCCCTCAACCCCTTCGGCATTTGA
- a CDS encoding EthD family reductase, whose product MVKLIALYRHPEDKKAFDDHYWNVHAPLAEKMPGLKKLEVTRLVGTPMGGEAPYYLLAEVYFEDRGALDAAMSSAEGKAAAKDLMGFAGSLVTMMIGDVAEGK is encoded by the coding sequence ATGGTCAAGTTGATTGCACTCTACCGCCATCCCGAAGACAAAAAGGCCTTTGACGATCATTACTGGAATGTGCACGCTCCCTTGGCCGAAAAAATGCCGGGGCTGAAAAAGCTGGAGGTGACCCGCCTGGTGGGGACGCCGATGGGCGGGGAGGCGCCCTATTATCTCCTGGCCGAGGTGTATTTTGAAGACCGCGGGGCCCTGGATGCGGCGATGTCCTCGGCCGAAGGCAAGGCGGCGGCCAAGGATTTGATGGGATTTGCCGGCTCCCTGGTGACGATGATGATCGGCGATGTGGCCGAGGGGAAATGA
- a CDS encoding phenylacetate--CoA ligase family protein, protein MFQPELESMGRQDLRKLQSERLKKMVERVYHRVPFYRQRFDEAGISPEDIRGVEDLHRLPFTRKTDLREQYPFGLFAVDLKDVIRIHASSGTKGKPTVVGYTRKDIEHWADVCARAIVASGGQAGEVLHNAYGYGLFTGGLGLHYGGERLGMTVVPVSGGNRSRQVTLIQDFRPRGICGTPSFVLSLAEAMMEAGGNPRDTSLKYGIFGAESWSEEMRHTLEEIWGIDAVDIYGLSEVIGPGVSIECREAKDGLHIAEDHFLPEVIDPETGEPLPEGEFGELVFTSLTKEATPVIRYRTGDIAALYREPCRCGRTHARMSRIKGRIDDMLVIRGVNVFPSEVEQVILGVDEVAPHYQLVVSKEGAMDKLVLEVEVSEKFVRHLGPSFSLEHESCGKLSFRLRSRLKDVLGVTTEVVLREPRTIPRSEGKAVRVIDRRNPVGMKG, encoded by the coding sequence GTGTTTCAACCGGAATTGGAATCGATGGGTCGACAGGATCTTCGAAAGCTGCAGTCTGAGAGGCTCAAAAAAATGGTGGAAAGGGTATACCACCGGGTGCCCTTCTACCGCCAAAGGTTTGACGAAGCGGGGATCTCCCCGGAGGATATACGGGGAGTGGAGGATCTGCACCGCCTGCCCTTCACCCGGAAGACGGACCTCCGGGAGCAGTACCCCTTCGGTCTCTTCGCCGTCGACCTGAAGGATGTGATCCGCATCCACGCTTCGTCCGGCACCAAAGGGAAGCCGACAGTGGTGGGGTATACCCGCAAAGACATCGAGCATTGGGCGGACGTCTGCGCACGGGCCATTGTCGCCTCCGGCGGGCAGGCCGGGGAAGTGCTTCACAACGCCTACGGTTACGGCCTGTTTACCGGAGGGTTGGGTCTGCATTACGGCGGCGAGCGGTTGGGAATGACGGTGGTTCCCGTATCCGGAGGCAACCGCTCGCGGCAGGTTACCTTGATTCAGGATTTTCGTCCCCGGGGAATTTGCGGGACACCCTCCTTCGTCTTGAGCCTGGCGGAGGCGATGATGGAAGCGGGTGGAAACCCCCGGGACACGTCGCTGAAATACGGAATTTTCGGAGCGGAGTCCTGGTCGGAGGAAATGCGGCACACCCTGGAGGAAATCTGGGGAATTGACGCCGTCGATATCTACGGGTTGTCCGAAGTGATCGGCCCCGGCGTTTCCATCGAGTGCCGGGAGGCGAAGGACGGCCTGCACATCGCCGAGGACCATTTCCTGCCCGAGGTGATCGACCCCGAGACGGGCGAGCCGCTGCCGGAAGGGGAGTTCGGCGAGCTGGTCTTCACCTCCCTGACCAAGGAAGCGACCCCGGTGATCCGCTACCGCACGGGGGATATCGCCGCCCTGTACAGGGAACCCTGCCGTTGCGGACGAACCCATGCCCGGATGTCGCGCATCAAGGGGCGGATCGACGACATGCTGGTAATCCGCGGTGTCAATGTCTTCCCTTCGGAAGTGGAGCAGGTGATTTTGGGGGTGGACGAGGTGGCGCCCCACTACCAGCTGGTGGTGTCGAAGGAAGGGGCGATGGACAAGCTGGTTCTCGAGGTGGAGGTGTCGGAGAAGTTTGTCCGCCATCTGGGTCCGTCCTTCTCCCTGGAACACGAATCCTGCGGAAAACTCTCCTTCCGCCTGCGCTCCAGGCTGAAGGACGTGCTCGGTGTGACGACGGAGGTCGTCCTGCGTGAGCCCCGGACCATTCCCCGGAGCGAAGGGAAGGCCGTCCGGGTGATTGACCGTCGCAATCCGGTGGGGATGAAAGGGTAA
- the paaD gene encoding 1,2-phenylacetyl-CoA epoxidase subunit PaaD: MSDNRDALWQALQEVKDPEIPTISLVDLGMIHRLQVEGKRVTVEILPTFVGCPALDIIRRDVRKRLLRVEGVADVEVKFVYHPPWTSERITEEGRKRLASFGIAPPRPAGDNPMDIVPPCPYCGAEGGEIQNLFGPTACRSIFYCRRCRQPFEGMKPV; the protein is encoded by the coding sequence ATGAGCGACAACAGGGATGCCCTGTGGCAGGCTTTGCAAGAGGTGAAAGATCCGGAGATTCCAACGATCAGTCTGGTGGACCTGGGGATGATTCATCGCCTGCAGGTCGAGGGGAAGCGGGTGACAGTGGAGATTTTGCCCACCTTTGTCGGGTGCCCCGCGTTGGACATCATCCGCCGGGACGTGCGGAAGCGTCTCCTCCGGGTGGAAGGCGTGGCCGATGTGGAGGTCAAGTTCGTGTATCATCCCCCCTGGACTTCGGAGCGAATCACAGAGGAAGGGAGAAAGCGTCTGGCCTCCTTCGGGATCGCCCCGCCCCGCCCTGCGGGGGACAATCCCATGGACATCGTTCCGCCTTGTCCCTACTGTGGTGCCGAAGGGGGAGAAATCCAAAACCTCTTCGGACCGACGGCGTGCCGTTCGATTTTCTATTGCAGGCGTTGCCGCCAGCCCTTTGAAGGAATGAAACCCGTATAG
- the paaC gene encoding 1,2-phenylacetyl-CoA epoxidase subunit PaaC has protein sequence MRVESAAEAAKISGYREALTELLFQLADDELVMGHRDSEWLGLAPDIEEDVAFSSIAQDEVGHSVYYFERLHELGETDSDRLAFDRGADRRRNAVVLERPNGDWAYTIARHFFYDVFDQIRLEALSTSGYVPLAHGVTKIRREEHYHLLHMRLWFTRLGSAGGEATERMRRAVRDLWTEIGGLFSLGDAESRLLEFGIIPIGAAELKRRWEDQVRPAFEEAKIPWPGSPAVPEIDGRKGEHTSDLERLLDSMTEVFRLDPAAKW, from the coding sequence ATGCGCGTGGAGTCGGCGGCTGAAGCGGCAAAAATCAGTGGGTATCGGGAAGCGTTGACCGAGCTGTTGTTCCAGCTGGCGGACGATGAACTCGTCATGGGGCACCGCGATTCCGAATGGTTGGGATTGGCCCCGGATATCGAGGAGGATGTGGCGTTCAGCTCCATCGCCCAGGACGAGGTGGGACATTCCGTTTACTACTTCGAGCGGCTCCACGAACTGGGGGAAACCGATTCGGACCGGCTCGCCTTCGATCGGGGAGCCGATCGGCGCCGCAACGCGGTCGTGCTGGAACGTCCCAACGGAGACTGGGCCTATACGATCGCCCGCCACTTTTTTTACGATGTGTTCGATCAGATCCGATTGGAAGCGCTTTCGACCTCCGGATATGTCCCGCTGGCCCATGGGGTGACCAAGATCCGGCGGGAGGAACACTATCATCTCCTTCACATGCGCCTGTGGTTCACCCGGTTGGGATCGGCCGGAGGAGAAGCGACGGAACGCATGCGCCGCGCGGTCCGGGATCTGTGGACGGAGATCGGCGGGCTCTTTTCGCTGGGCGATGCGGAGAGCCGGCTGTTGGAATTCGGCATCATCCCCATTGGAGCCGCCGAGCTCAAGAGGCGGTGGGAGGATCAGGTGCGCCCCGCCTTCGAGGAGGCGAAGATTCCTTGGCCGGGCTCTCCGGCTGTGCCCGAAATTGACGGGCGAAAGGGGGAGCACACCTCCGATCTGGAACGTTTGCTGGATTCGATGACGGAGGTGTTCCGGTTGGATCCGGCCGCCAAGTGGTGA
- a CDS encoding phenylacetic acid degradation protein: MEDREEKLEFGVYEVFVQKTALDHHQHVGSVVAPSPDVALITARENFLRRDPAVNLWVVPRESIYAAPSEGDYFARELDRRYREVSGYSENGRLWKMFKEEHPNFDEMNRYFAEKEAERRKALLVTDGEDARRSRRSRS, from the coding sequence ATGGAGGATCGGGAAGAAAAATTGGAATTCGGCGTTTACGAGGTGTTCGTCCAAAAGACGGCGTTGGACCATCACCAGCATGTGGGCAGCGTAGTTGCTCCTTCCCCGGATGTGGCGCTGATCACGGCCCGGGAGAATTTCCTGCGCCGCGACCCGGCGGTCAACCTGTGGGTGGTTCCCCGGGAGTCCATCTACGCCGCGCCCTCTGAAGGGGATTATTTCGCCCGGGAGCTGGACCGCCGATACCGGGAGGTTTCCGGTTATTCGGAGAACGGGCGGCTGTGGAAGATGTTCAAGGAGGAACATCCGAATTTCGACGAGATGAACCGCTACTTTGCGGAAAAGGAAGCGGAGAGGAGAAAGGCCCTCCTCGTAACGGACGGGGAGGATGCAAGACGGTCCCGGCGGAGCCGTTCCTGA